AATTTACTCGCATCGTAGTTATTGTAAAAAATACTACTACCTTGCGATACACCATCAGGCGTAAAGTAAGGGTCGGTGTACGATAAGCTAATGCTCTCAGAACCCGTAGAGGTATTTAAGTTTAAGCCAATTTGGTTACCCGTACCTAAAAAGTTAGATTCGGTAACACCAATATTAAACTGTAAACCTGCGTATGAGCCATATGCAAGACCTGCATTAAAGCTACCTGCTGATTGTTCTTTTACCGTAAAGTCTACGTCTACTTGGTCGTCTACACCTGGTACAGGCACTACGTTAAAATCAACCGTTTCCATGTATGGTAAACGCTGAATTTGTAATTTAGAGCGCTCAAGGTTTTGGTTTGATAACCAAGCACCTTCAAGCTGTGTCATTTCACGGCGAAGCACTTCATCCGCGGTGTTTTGGTTACCACCTACAATAATACGACGAACATAAACACGCTTACCCGGGTTAACCGAAAGCGTTAACTGTACTTCTTGTTTTTCATCGTCAATTTCAGGAATTGTGCGTACTTCGGCGTTCGCATAACCAAAACGTGCTAAATAGCTTTTAATAAATTCTTCTGAAGAGGTAACTACAGAGCCATTGTACAGCTCACCGGCACGAAGTGGGATAACGCTCTTTATAAGTTCTTCACGGCCAAGTAAATCACCAATAAAGTCAAAACCTTTAACTGTGTATTTAACACCTTCAGTTAAGTTAGCTGTAACATAAACTGATTCGCGCTCAGGACTTACAGATACTTGCGTTGAGTCGATATTAAAACGCAAGTAACCACGGTCTAAGTAGTAGCTGCGGATTTTTTCTAAATCGCCTTCAATGGTTTGCTTTTGGTAGCGATCGCTACCCATAAACTGCCACCATGGTAAATCTTGTTGCGATTCAGCAAGTTTTAATAGTTCTTCGTTTGAGAAAAGCTCATTACCTACTAAGTTAATTTGACGAATAGACGCAGCTTCGCCCTCGTCAAATTCAAGCTTTAGCTTTACACGGTTACGTGGCAACTTAGTAACGCTAATATCAACCGTTGCGTTGTATTTACCAATACTGTGGAAAAACTCAACTAAGCCTTTTTCGATATTATCGATAACGGTTTTATCAAGTGGTTCGCCTTGGCGAATATCTTGTTGGTCGAGCGATTCGTTAAGCTGCTCGTCTTTAATATCTTTATTGCCTTCAAACTCAATAAAGCTAATGGTAGGACGCTCAGTAACTTTAAAAATAACGTTATTGCCATCGCGTAACGCTTTGATGTTGTCAAAGTGACCTGAACGATAAAGTGACTTTATTGTTTTTGAAATCGTATACTCGTCTACGTTATCGCCCACATTGATAGGCACATGCGTTAGTGCTGCACCAAGTGCTACACGTTGCAAACCTTCAATTTTTAAATCTTCAACAATAAAGGAGTTTTGGCCCAGGGCTGCAAAACTTGCACCCAATAAACTTGTAACTGCCAAATGTTTTTTTATAGCCATTTTATTATCTTTATCCTTTACAACTGTATTACCGCTTAACATCAAATAAAAATTAGTGATGCTTACAATCGTGTTCTAATTTAGTAACTGTCACGCTGTAACTACAAACGCGATACATCATTGAACAAAGCGAAACATGTTAAAAATATGAGCAGCAAGGCGCCCACTTTAAAACCAAATTCTTGTGTCTTTTCAGAGACCGGCTTTTTACGAAAAAGTTCAATTATGTAATACATTAAGTGTCCACCATCAAGCACTGGCAGAGGTAATAAATTAAATACACCCAAGTTAACACTAATTAGTGCTAAAAAGCTTAAAAAGGCCACTAGCCCGTAGCTTACGCTAGTTCCAGCGCCAACTGCAATGCCTACAGGGCCACTTAAATTTTTAACCGAGACTTGGCCGGTAATTAAGTTACCAATCATGTCAAAGCTAAGTGTTATAAGGCGCCAAGTCTCTTGCGTTCCACGCGCTATACTATCAAGTGGGCCGTAGCTTCTGGTTTCTACGTAGCCCTCTGGCCACGATTGCACAACCGGTGCTACACCTAAAAAACCTTGCTCAATACCTTGATCATTCATGCGCGATTTAGGCGTTACCATCACGCTTTTTATACTATCTTGTCTTTTTACACTAAATTGTAAAGATTTGTTAGCCGATTGCGTAATAAGATTAACTAATTGCTGCCAATCGCTTATTGTTTCACCATTTACGGCCACAATCGTATCGTTAACCTGCAAATTTGCCAGTTCTGCGGCTGAATCTTTTGTAATTGCAGCTATTTTTAATGTGGCTTGCGGCCTAAATGGCACAATACCTAATGAGCTCAGTGGCGGTACATCTTGCTGATCAAGCTTCCAGCCATCTACATTTAATGTTTTAGTTTGCTCTTGATAGTTTTCAGTACGAACAACAACCGAAACAGATTGCTCACCTAAGCTCGACATTAACGCAAAGGTCGCATCTTGCCATGTAGCAATGTTGTCATCGCCAATTTTAATAATTTGCTGCGAGGGCATTATACCCGCCTGCTCTGCCCGGCTTCCTTCGGTTATGCTACCTACGACTGGTTTAACCGACTGCACGCCCACCATATACATAGCCGCCAGCGCGACAATTGCGAACAAAAAATTAGCCATAGGGCCTGCAGCAACAATGGCGATGCGTGCCTGAACCGATTTAGCATTAAATGATAAGTGGCGCTCGTTTGCAGGTACTTCGTCTACTCGCTCATCGAGCATTTTAACGTAACCACCTAGCGGTAT
The sequence above is drawn from the Pseudoalteromonas espejiana DSM 9414 genome and encodes:
- the rseP gene encoding sigma E protease regulator RseP codes for the protein MLDFFWNLGSFILALGILVAIHEYGHFWVARKMGVKVLRFSIGFGKPLLKWHDKYNTEYVIAAIPLGGYVKMLDERVDEVPANERHLSFNAKSVQARIAIVAAGPMANFLFAIVALAAMYMVGVQSVKPVVGSITEGSRAEQAGIMPSQQIIKIGDDNIATWQDATFALMSSLGEQSVSVVVRTENYQEQTKTLNVDGWKLDQQDVPPLSSLGIVPFRPQATLKIAAITKDSAAELANLQVNDTIVAVNGETISDWQQLVNLITQSANKSLQFSVKRQDSIKSVMVTPKSRMNDQGIEQGFLGVAPVVQSWPEGYVETRSYGPLDSIARGTQETWRLITLSFDMIGNLITGQVSVKNLSGPVGIAVGAGTSVSYGLVAFLSFLALISVNLGVFNLLPLPVLDGGHLMYYIIELFRKKPVSEKTQEFGFKVGALLLIFLTCFALFNDVSRL
- the bamA gene encoding outer membrane protein assembly factor BamA; the encoded protein is MAIKKHLAVTSLLGASFAALGQNSFIVEDLKIEGLQRVALGAALTHVPINVGDNVDEYTISKTIKSLYRSGHFDNIKALRDGNNVIFKVTERPTISFIEFEGNKDIKDEQLNESLDQQDIRQGEPLDKTVIDNIEKGLVEFFHSIGKYNATVDISVTKLPRNRVKLKLEFDEGEAASIRQINLVGNELFSNEELLKLAESQQDLPWWQFMGSDRYQKQTIEGDLEKIRSYYLDRGYLRFNIDSTQVSVSPERESVYVTANLTEGVKYTVKGFDFIGDLLGREELIKSVIPLRAGELYNGSVVTSSEEFIKSYLARFGYANAEVRTIPEIDDEKQEVQLTLSVNPGKRVYVRRIIVGGNQNTADEVLRREMTQLEGAWLSNQNLERSKLQIQRLPYMETVDFNVVPVPGVDDQVDVDFTVKEQSAGSFNAGLAYGSYAGLQFNIGVTESNFLGTGNQIGLNLNTSTGSESISLSYTDPYFTPDGVSQGSSIFYNNYDASKFSLVDYKSTSYGIGTNIGFPIDAVNRINFGVRWIQEELSEIAEYEQTRVLRETFLDEDNPDAGFDFTKYELSVGWSRITVNRGLFPTAGSRQTVNLTATTPNSDLQYFKLNYDSRFYWPISNDHRWVFSTRAALGYGNGYGSTNGYEQTLPFQEFFRITEMELRGFDRNTILPRAVSRIPLSIPGTPGADGTTTGSIGGSDQFDILVPQGRIGGNAKAVAGMELIVPTPFLDEENTSSVRTSFFVDAANVWDTEFSVDRFQNLAPDERAKLDDYSDPMRFRVSTGLSLQWISPMGPMLISFAYPLQKEEDDDTKTISFNISNTF